A genomic segment from Meiothermus cerbereus DSM 11376 encodes:
- a CDS encoding transposase codes for MNSRASCYPSDLSDNEWAILEPLMPEPSCFTHRPREHSWREILNGIFYITRSGCSWRMMPSDLPHWKTVYHYFRLWKKSGFIERLH; via the coding sequence ATGAATAGTCGAGCAAGCTGCTACCCAAGCGATCTTTCGGACAATGAGTGGGCGATACTCGAACCGCTAATGCCCGAGCCCTCCTGCTTCACCCATAGACCAAGGGAACATAGCTGGCGAGAAATCCTCAACGGTATCTTCTACATCACTCGCTCTGGATGCTCCTGGCGCATGATGCCTAGCGATTTGCCACACTGGAAGACGGTCTATCACTACTTCAGGCTGTGGAAAAAGAGCGGATTCATCGAGCGACTCCATA